The following are encoded together in the Juglans microcarpa x Juglans regia isolate MS1-56 chromosome 2D, Jm3101_v1.0, whole genome shotgun sequence genome:
- the LOC121248336 gene encoding protein EXORDIUM-like 3 → MRLGCLRRYPALLPLTLVTTLFFISPVIGWRPWPHNKTNAHDLVFGDSKKFEGSSEFVRLKYHMGPVLTANITVHTIWYGTWERNQKKIIREFINSISAVDSKHPSVSGWWKTVQLYTDQTGANISRTVRLGAEKNDRFYSHGKSLTRLSIQSVIKSAVRAKSKPLPLNPQSGLYLLLTSADVYIQDFCGQVCGFHYFTFPSIVGYTLPYAWVGNSAKLCPGVCAYPFAVPNYIPGLKPLKSPNGDVGVDGMISVIAHEIAELATNPLVNAWYAGQDPSFPVEIADLCEGIYGTGGGGSYTGQLFNGEDGTTFNMNGIRRRFLVQWVWNHVVSYCTGPNALDQ, encoded by the coding sequence ATGCGCCTGGGTTGTCTTCGCCGGTATCCGGCGCTCCTCCCCCTCACCCTTGTAACCACACTCTTCTTTATCAGCCCGGTGATCGGGTGGCGCCCATGGCCTCACAACAAGACCAACGCCCATGATTTAGTCTTCGGAGACTCCAAAAAGTTCGAGGGCTCATCCGAGTTCGTCCGCTTAAAGTACCACATGGGACCGGTGCTCACCGCCAACATTACCGTCCACACAATCTGGTATGGCACTTGGGAGAGGAACCAGAAGAAGATCATCCGCGAGTTCATCAACTCCATCTCTGCCGTCGATTCCAAGCACCCCTCAGTCTCCGGCTGGTGGAAGACGGTACAGCTCTATACGGACCAGACCGGCGCCAACATTTCCCGTACGGTGCGTCTCGGCGCCGAGAAAAACGACCGGTTTTACTCGCACGGGAAATCACTCACGCGCCTGTCCATTCAGTCGGTGATCAAGAGCGCCGTTAGGGCCAAGTCGAAACCCTTGCCCTTAAATCCGCAGAGTGGGCTCTACCTTTTGCTCACATCTGCTGACGTGTACATCCAGGATTTCTGCGGACAAGTGTGTGGCTTCCACTATTTCACGTTCCCGTCCATTGTGGGGTACACGCTGCCTTACGCATGGGTTGGGAACTCGGCGAAGCTGTGCCCGGGTGTGTGCGCGTACCCCTTCGCCGTACCGAATTATATCCCTGGGCTGAAACCGTTGAAGTCACCGAACGGCGACGTAGGGGTGGACGGGATGATTAGCGTGATCGCGCACGAGATCGCGGAGCTGGCGACGAATCCTTTGGTGAACGCCTGGTACGCCGGGCAGGATCCTAGCTTCCCGGTGGAGATTGCAGACCTGTGCGAGGGGATATACGGTACCGGCGGCGGTGGGTCCTACACCGGTCAGCTCTTCAACGGCGAGGATGGCACTACGTTTAATATGAACGGGATCAGGCGGCGGTTCTTGGTTCAGTGGGTTTGGAACCATGTGGTTAGCTATTGTACCGGCCCAAATGCACTCGATCAGTAA